In Actinoplanes derwentensis, the following proteins share a genomic window:
- a CDS encoding LacI family DNA-binding transcriptional regulator — MADVAALAGVSSQTVSRVANGHPGVVETTREQVLAAMSELGYRPNSAARSLRYGRFNTIGVILFGLSSTGNSRTVEAIATRAATEGYAITLIPVGAPTQDNVMGAFTRMGELAVDGVILIIEVHLLDATAVALPPGVHVVVVDSDAGDRYPVVDTDQADGAHQAVRHLISLGHRTVHHVAGPAESYSAERRTGAWRRALEEAGRTVPPLERGDWSADSGYRAGLRLAADPACTAIFTANDQMALGVLRALHETGRRVPADVSVVGFDDLADAASYLPPLTTVHQDFAEVGRRCVEALLRQIHDEPAGPGTDLVPTRLVIRDSTAAPEHPLWST; from the coding sequence ATGGCTGACGTGGCCGCCCTCGCCGGGGTCTCCTCACAGACCGTGTCACGGGTCGCCAACGGGCACCCCGGTGTCGTCGAGACGACCCGTGAGCAGGTGCTCGCCGCCATGAGCGAACTGGGTTACCGCCCCAACAGCGCGGCCCGCTCCCTCCGCTACGGCCGGTTCAACACCATCGGTGTCATCCTGTTCGGTTTGTCGTCCACCGGAAACAGCCGAACCGTCGAAGCGATCGCCACCCGAGCCGCCACCGAGGGTTATGCGATAACCCTCATTCCGGTCGGCGCGCCCACCCAGGACAACGTCATGGGAGCGTTCACAAGAATGGGCGAACTCGCGGTCGACGGTGTCATTCTCATCATCGAAGTCCATCTGTTGGACGCGACCGCCGTGGCCCTTCCGCCGGGCGTGCACGTGGTGGTCGTCGACTCCGACGCCGGCGACCGTTACCCGGTCGTCGACACCGACCAGGCCGACGGCGCCCACCAGGCCGTTCGTCACCTGATCAGCCTCGGTCACCGCACCGTCCACCACGTCGCCGGGCCCGCCGAGTCGTACTCCGCCGAACGCCGCACCGGAGCCTGGCGCCGCGCCCTCGAAGAGGCCGGCCGCACCGTCCCGCCCCTGGAGCGCGGCGACTGGTCCGCCGACTCCGGCTACCGCGCCGGCCTGCGCCTGGCCGCCGACCCGGCCTGCACCGCGATCTTCACCGCCAACGACCAGATGGCCCTCGGCGTGCTGCGCGCCCTGCACGAGACCGGCCGCCGCGTCCCCGCAGACGTCAGCGTCGTCGGTTTCGACGACCTGGCCGACGCGGCCTCCTACCTGCCCCCGCTGACCACCGTCCACCAGGACTTCGCCGAGGTCGGCCGGCGCTGCGTCGAAGCCCTGCTGCGCCAGATCCACGACGAACCGGCCGGCCCCGGCACCGACCTGGTCCCCACCCGCCTGGTCATCCGCGACAGCACCGCCGCCCCCGAACATCCACTCTGGAGCACGTAG
- a CDS encoding carbohydrate ABC transporter permease codes for MTRRSWTGWQFTGPFLAVFALVYLAPIIYSAYLSVFRTQLVGGTSFVGLENYTKAFTDPQFWEALTRVSLFLLIQVPIMLGLALLVALAIDSGRLYGTGFFRISIFLPYAVPSVVATLMAGFLYGVRFGLVGSINEAFGLSIPDPLGPAWILTTIGNVVTWQYVGYNMLILYSGLKVIDTSLYEAAAIDGASELRIIRAIKLPTLRGPLVVASIFSIVGSFQLFNEPQVLDSLAPNSVTTYFTPNIYAYQLSFAGQQVNYSATIALIMGVMTMIVAYVFQRRSLKGAL; via the coding sequence GTGACCCGGCGTTCATGGACTGGGTGGCAGTTCACCGGTCCGTTTCTGGCGGTCTTCGCACTGGTGTATCTGGCGCCGATCATCTACTCGGCGTACCTGAGCGTGTTCCGCACCCAACTGGTCGGCGGCACCAGCTTCGTCGGCCTCGAGAACTACACGAAAGCTTTCACTGATCCGCAGTTCTGGGAGGCCCTGACCCGGGTCTCGCTCTTCCTGCTGATCCAGGTCCCGATCATGCTCGGCCTGGCCCTGCTGGTCGCTCTCGCGATCGACAGCGGGCGCCTCTACGGCACCGGGTTCTTCCGGATCTCGATCTTCCTGCCGTACGCGGTGCCCTCGGTGGTCGCGACCCTGATGGCCGGTTTCCTGTACGGAGTCCGGTTCGGCCTGGTCGGCAGCATCAACGAGGCGTTCGGGCTGAGCATCCCGGACCCGCTCGGGCCGGCCTGGATCCTCACCACCATCGGCAACGTCGTGACCTGGCAGTACGTCGGCTACAACATGCTGATCCTGTACTCGGGGCTCAAGGTGATCGACACCTCGCTCTACGAGGCCGCGGCCATCGACGGCGCGAGCGAACTCCGGATCATCCGGGCGATCAAGCTGCCGACGCTGCGCGGTCCGCTGGTCGTCGCCTCGATCTTCTCGATCGTCGGCAGCTTCCAGCTGTTCAACGAGCCGCAGGTGCTGGACAGTCTGGCGCCGAACTCGGTGACCACCTACTTCACCCCGAACATCTACGCGTACCAGCTCTCCTTCGCCGGGCAGCAGGTCAACTACTCCGCCACGATCGCACTGATCATGGGCGTGATGACGATGATCGTGGCGTACGTCTTCCAGCGGCGGTCGCTGAAGGGAGCGCTGTGA
- a CDS encoding ABC transporter substrate-binding protein yields MKITRRRAILGAAMSITLLASGCSGSDDAGDTAAGGAVSEADVTAALEAGGNLTVWAWDTTITKVAADFQTKYPKVKINLVNAGQGKDHYIAMQNAIAAGTGVPDVAQVEYYALSQFALAKSVAELDGFGAAGLDGKFTPGTWNAVHSGGKVFGLPIDSGPMALFYNKEVFDKHQIAVPTTWEEYAAAAEKLHKADPKAYITSDSGEAGFATSLIWQAGGKPYTVDGTNVTVNFQDPGTQKFVTQWQKLLDAKLLSPVVSWTDEWYKGLGDGTIATLVTGAWMPSNLESGAKAANGKWRVAPMPQWEAGAKATAESGGSSLAIPTAGANKALAYAFLKYTAVDEGVKTRVDAGAFPATTAELSAPEFQSKEFPYFGGQKVNEVLAESAGQVVTGWNYLPFQVYANSIFSDTVGKAYIGQGTLTDGLKAWQDASVKYGTEQGFTVK; encoded by the coding sequence ATGAAGATCACCCGTCGGCGCGCCATCCTGGGCGCCGCGATGTCGATAACCCTCCTCGCGTCCGGCTGCTCCGGCTCCGACGACGCCGGCGACACGGCTGCCGGTGGCGCGGTCTCCGAAGCCGACGTCACCGCCGCTCTGGAGGCTGGTGGAAACCTGACCGTGTGGGCGTGGGACACCACGATCACCAAGGTCGCGGCCGACTTCCAGACCAAGTACCCCAAAGTCAAAATCAACCTGGTGAACGCCGGTCAGGGTAAAGACCACTACATCGCGATGCAGAACGCGATCGCCGCCGGTACCGGCGTGCCGGACGTGGCGCAGGTCGAGTACTACGCGCTCTCCCAGTTCGCCCTGGCCAAGTCGGTAGCCGAGCTGGATGGATTCGGCGCGGCCGGCCTGGACGGCAAGTTCACCCCCGGCACGTGGAACGCGGTGCACTCCGGCGGCAAGGTCTTCGGCCTGCCGATCGACTCGGGCCCCATGGCGCTCTTCTACAACAAGGAGGTGTTCGACAAGCACCAGATCGCGGTGCCGACCACCTGGGAGGAGTACGCCGCGGCGGCCGAGAAGCTGCACAAGGCCGACCCGAAGGCGTACATCACCAGTGACTCCGGTGAAGCCGGTTTCGCCACCAGCCTGATCTGGCAGGCCGGCGGTAAGCCGTACACCGTCGACGGCACCAACGTCACGGTCAACTTCCAAGACCCGGGTACGCAGAAGTTCGTCACCCAGTGGCAGAAACTGCTCGACGCCAAGCTGCTCTCACCGGTCGTCAGCTGGACCGACGAGTGGTACAAGGGCCTCGGCGACGGCACCATCGCCACCCTGGTAACCGGTGCCTGGATGCCCAGCAACCTGGAGTCCGGCGCCAAGGCGGCCAACGGCAAGTGGCGGGTCGCGCCGATGCCGCAGTGGGAGGCCGGCGCCAAGGCCACTGCAGAGAGCGGAGGCAGCTCGCTCGCCATCCCGACCGCCGGTGCCAACAAGGCCCTCGCCTACGCGTTCCTCAAGTACACCGCCGTCGACGAGGGAGTGAAGACCCGCGTCGACGCTGGAGCATTCCCGGCAACCACCGCCGAGCTGAGCGCCCCGGAGTTCCAGTCCAAGGAGTTCCCGTACTTCGGGGGCCAGAAGGTCAACGAGGTGCTCGCCGAGTCCGCCGGTCAGGTTGTCACCGGCTGGAACTACCTTCCGTTCCAGGTCTACGCCAACAGCATCTTCAGCGACACGGTGGGTAAGGCGTACATCGGTCAGGGAACGCTGACGGACGGGCTCAAGGCCTGGCAGGATGCGTCCGTGAAGTACGGCACGGAGCAGGGTTTCACGGTTAAATGA
- a CDS encoding carbohydrate ABC transporter permease, with translation MVIYTLLPLVWLFLSSTKTQEDLLGTFGLWFGGDFVLFDNIADTFTYQDGIFGRWILNTLFYVVVGAGGATMLAALAGYGLAKFNFVGRKAVFAVVLGGIAVPPTALAVPTFLLFAKMGLTDTPWAVILPSLLSPFGLYLMWTYSTEAVPTEILESARVDGAGEFRTFFKLALPLLAPGLVTVLLFNLVMTWNNFFIPLIMLKDIDLYPLTLGLYTWNQQANTVGGDVVFNLVLTGSLLTIIPLTMAFLFLQRYWQQGLAAGSVKQ, from the coding sequence ATGGTGATCTACACCCTGCTGCCGCTGGTCTGGCTGTTCCTCAGCTCGACCAAGACCCAGGAGGACCTGCTCGGGACGTTCGGGCTCTGGTTCGGCGGGGACTTCGTGCTCTTCGACAACATCGCCGACACCTTCACCTACCAGGACGGCATCTTCGGCCGCTGGATCCTCAACACCCTGTTCTACGTGGTGGTGGGCGCCGGTGGGGCGACCATGCTGGCGGCCCTGGCCGGGTACGGGCTGGCGAAGTTCAACTTCGTCGGGCGCAAGGCGGTCTTCGCCGTGGTGCTCGGCGGCATCGCGGTCCCGCCCACCGCGCTGGCCGTGCCGACCTTCCTGCTCTTCGCCAAGATGGGGCTCACCGACACCCCGTGGGCGGTGATCCTGCCGTCGCTGCTGTCGCCGTTCGGCCTGTACCTGATGTGGACCTACTCCACCGAGGCGGTGCCGACCGAGATCCTGGAGTCGGCGCGGGTCGACGGTGCCGGTGAGTTCCGGACGTTCTTCAAGCTGGCGCTGCCGCTGCTGGCGCCCGGCCTGGTCACGGTGCTCCTGTTCAACCTGGTCATGACGTGGAACAACTTCTTCATTCCGCTGATCATGCTGAAGGACATCGACCTCTACCCGCTCACGCTGGGCCTTTACACCTGGAACCAGCAGGCCAACACGGTCGGTGGTGATGTGGTCTTCAACCTCGTGCTCACCGGCTCTCTGCTCACCATCATCCCGCTCACCATGGCGTTCCTGTTCCTGCAGCGGTACTGGCAGCAGGGTCTCGCCGCGGGCAGCGTCAAGCAGTAA
- a CDS encoding PilZ domain-containing protein → MNLRSRLEAVDGNTLTVAAPLETTDLSVFEPGREFEIFWAPPRTRVILPCRLVAVSGSAPSRWTIVPAGPARHDNRREYVRGGAGAVVRLEAEVEGQPAEGVLLDISEGGLRCWIDEVTSLKQGDRVSATVWLGTAEAQLSGIVLNVREAPHGDPGQHLILTFGTGDEMAQMIRQYIMAWEIGERRRSRR, encoded by the coding sequence ATGAACCTTCGGTCGCGGCTGGAAGCCGTCGACGGGAACACTCTTACCGTCGCTGCGCCCCTGGAGACCACCGATCTGTCGGTGTTCGAACCGGGCCGCGAGTTCGAGATCTTCTGGGCACCGCCGCGCACCCGGGTGATCCTGCCCTGCCGGCTGGTCGCGGTCTCCGGCAGCGCGCCGTCCCGGTGGACGATCGTGCCTGCGGGCCCGGCCCGGCACGACAACCGGCGGGAGTACGTGCGCGGTGGCGCCGGTGCGGTGGTCCGCCTCGAAGCCGAGGTGGAGGGGCAGCCCGCCGAAGGTGTCCTGCTCGACATCAGCGAGGGCGGTCTGCGGTGCTGGATCGACGAGGTCACCTCGCTGAAGCAGGGTGATCGGGTGTCCGCGACGGTCTGGCTGGGCACCGCCGAGGCGCAGTTGAGTGGCATCGTGCTCAACGTGCGTGAGGCCCCGCACGGCGACCCGGGGCAGCATCTGATCCTCACGTTCGGTACCGGCGACGAGATGGCCCAGATGATCCGGCAGTACATCATGGCCTGGGAGATCGGCGAACGCCGCCGATCCCGCCGCTAG
- a CDS encoding ATP-binding cassette domain-containing protein, whose amino-acid sequence MNDWPTRFEAELIRLGLQPGRARQLSTETADQAGENAADPDHFFGPAHLYARHLVAELQTPAAGTTATRCEAGPVMLRLSGVGKRYRSRTVFSGVDLAVRGGEVAAIVGANGCGKSTLLRICAGLTAPSSGTVHRVRRIGFVPQDGGLAGWLTADEHFTLFGAAAGMVPRKARSTGTHLASLLAWRPSGAQPVQELSGGTRQKLNLVLGQLHGPDLLLLDEPYQGFDQGAYLDFWRQVHAWRDAGRAVVVVTHLLHELQNVDHVLDLGAVSGGTA is encoded by the coding sequence ATGAACGACTGGCCGACCCGCTTCGAAGCCGAACTGATCCGCCTCGGGCTGCAACCCGGCCGGGCCCGGCAGCTCAGCACCGAGACCGCCGACCAGGCCGGTGAGAACGCCGCCGACCCGGACCACTTCTTCGGCCCGGCCCACCTCTACGCCCGCCATCTCGTCGCCGAACTGCAGACCCCGGCCGCCGGCACCACCGCGACCCGCTGCGAGGCCGGCCCGGTGATGCTCCGGCTCAGCGGAGTCGGCAAACGGTACCGGAGCCGCACCGTCTTCTCCGGTGTCGACCTGGCCGTCCGCGGCGGCGAGGTGGCCGCGATCGTCGGCGCCAACGGCTGCGGCAAGTCCACTCTGCTGCGGATCTGCGCCGGCCTCACCGCCCCGTCCAGCGGCACCGTGCACCGGGTGCGCCGGATCGGTTTCGTGCCACAGGACGGTGGCCTCGCCGGCTGGCTGACCGCCGACGAGCACTTCACCCTCTTCGGGGCGGCCGCCGGCATGGTGCCCCGCAAGGCCCGATCCACCGGCACCCACCTGGCGTCGCTTCTCGCCTGGCGCCCCTCCGGGGCACAACCGGTTCAAGAGCTCTCCGGCGGTACGCGGCAGAAGCTCAACCTGGTCCTCGGCCAGCTCCACGGCCCCGACCTGCTCCTGCTCGACGAGCCGTACCAGGGCTTCGACCAGGGCGCCTACCTCGACTTCTGGCGTCAGGTGCACGCCTGGCGCGACGCCGGCCGGGCCGTCGTCGTCGTCACCCACCTGCTGCACGAACTACAGAACGTCGACCACGTCCTCGACCTCGGCGCCGTCTCCGGAGGTACCGCATGA
- a CDS encoding amidoligase family protein: MTTLRRRIGFEIELMAPAGASRRTLADDLAGRCGGSVRPVWHHDSEPSLVPGLERFLHLTQGFEVRRADGALLCTLVDDVTLLDGLDRSAAANPGWFRILTDDARLLRLLAAQCDPAGPLDEVLEPAGRLWGTTASRHGPILRLDDSSGTTIALASPAGGERERPCEIVTPPLAAGHHEALAELLGPARDLGFTVPREAAVHLHVDGGPFREPAALANVVRLFAHYREPLRALLATNPACRRLAPLPEPLVTAVAGKPDTAELRRAAAEGALSKFFDVNLTQVLTDTPIRDTVEIRILPGAVDPAEIVQRAALIELLLDRCEDPTPLPPPSGDPIEALLEIAAESLAAYQEH; this comes from the coding sequence GTGACGACGCTGCGCCGGCGAATCGGCTTCGAGATCGAGCTGATGGCCCCTGCCGGGGCCAGCCGGCGCACCCTGGCCGACGACCTGGCCGGACGCTGTGGGGGCAGCGTCCGGCCGGTCTGGCACCACGACAGCGAACCGTCGCTGGTCCCGGGCCTGGAACGGTTCCTGCATCTGACCCAGGGTTTCGAGGTGCGCCGCGCGGACGGTGCCCTGCTCTGCACCCTGGTCGACGACGTGACACTGCTGGACGGCCTGGACCGTTCGGCGGCCGCGAACCCCGGCTGGTTCCGGATCCTCACCGACGACGCCCGCCTGCTGCGGCTCCTCGCGGCACAGTGCGACCCGGCCGGCCCCCTGGACGAGGTTCTGGAACCGGCCGGCCGGCTGTGGGGCACGACGGCGTCCCGGCACGGGCCGATCCTGCGGCTCGACGATTCATCGGGCACCACGATCGCACTGGCCTCACCGGCCGGCGGGGAACGCGAACGCCCCTGCGAGATCGTCACCCCGCCGCTGGCCGCCGGCCATCACGAGGCCCTTGCCGAACTGCTCGGCCCGGCCCGGGACCTCGGGTTCACCGTGCCCCGGGAAGCCGCGGTGCACCTGCACGTGGACGGCGGGCCGTTCCGGGAACCGGCCGCCCTGGCGAACGTGGTGCGGCTGTTCGCCCACTACCGGGAACCGCTGCGGGCCCTGCTCGCCACCAACCCGGCCTGCCGGCGCCTGGCCCCCCTCCCCGAACCGCTGGTCACCGCGGTCGCCGGGAAGCCGGACACCGCCGAGCTGCGCCGGGCCGCCGCTGAAGGCGCACTGAGCAAGTTCTTCGACGTCAACCTGACGCAGGTGCTGACCGACACCCCGATCCGGGACACCGTCGAGATCCGGATCCTGCCCGGCGCCGTCGACCCGGCGGAGATCGTGCAGCGGGCCGCGCTGATCGAGCTGCTGCTGGATCGCTGCGAGGACCCCACTCCCCTGCCGCCGCCGTCCGGCGACCCGATCGAGGCCCTGTTGGAGATCGCCGCCGAGTCCCTGGCGGCGTACCAGGAGCACTGA
- a CDS encoding AbfB domain-containing protein, translating into MPEDNTRNGLRVGGWIPPYSAGGDSTVPIRPTAQPALSGRPHPRDHFTRVRNSSTMRPRLVLVAALCLACAATAAVAVVLDAARKPQPVAAEFTFPQTVPPFDPAPAAAETSTDVPVSVQPSPSATSLSATLSPTGAASSRSSSSLQPTTPGATRTTTKAPQPTTTTATPPVSLVVGSTTGLEATDRPGERVRHNDYRGRLDRIGSTSSDRERADSNFRVRSGLAGNGCVSFESVNFPGYYLRHYNFEIRLARIERTQLFREDATFCPVTIREGAALVLRSTNYPGHHVVADGDRLKIVETSAARALAFTPRPAL; encoded by the coding sequence ATGCCGGAAGACAACACCCGTAACGGCTTGCGGGTAGGCGGCTGGATTCCGCCGTATTCAGCCGGTGGCGACTCCACCGTGCCGATCCGGCCGACCGCGCAACCCGCGCTCAGCGGGCGCCCCCACCCGCGGGATCATTTCACCCGGGTCCGTAACTCCTCGACGATGCGGCCCCGCCTCGTCCTGGTCGCGGCCCTCTGCCTCGCCTGTGCCGCGACCGCCGCGGTCGCGGTCGTCCTCGACGCCGCGCGCAAGCCTCAGCCGGTCGCCGCGGAGTTCACCTTCCCCCAGACGGTGCCTCCGTTCGATCCGGCCCCGGCGGCCGCCGAGACATCGACTGACGTGCCGGTCAGCGTGCAGCCGTCACCCTCCGCGACCTCACTCTCCGCTACGCTCAGCCCCACCGGTGCCGCCTCGTCACGGTCGTCGTCGAGCCTCCAGCCGACGACACCGGGAGCAACCCGTACCACCACGAAAGCCCCTCAGCCCACCACGACCACCGCCACCCCGCCGGTCTCCCTGGTGGTCGGTTCGACGACCGGCCTGGAAGCCACCGACCGGCCCGGCGAAAGAGTGCGGCACAACGACTACCGTGGCCGTCTGGACCGGATAGGATCGACGAGCAGCGATCGAGAGCGGGCCGACTCGAACTTCCGCGTTCGCTCCGGTCTGGCCGGCAACGGCTGCGTCTCATTCGAGTCGGTAAACTTTCCGGGGTATTATCTGCGTCACTACAACTTCGAAATTCGTCTCGCCAGGATCGAGCGCACACAGCTATTCCGAGAGGACGCGACATTCTGTCCGGTGACTATTCGTGAGGGTGCCGCCTTGGTGTTGCGTTCCACGAATTATCCGGGGCATCATGTCGTCGCCGACGGTGACCGGCTGAAGATCGTCGAGACGTCCGCGGCGAGGGCTCTGGCCTTCACACCGCGGCCCGCACTCTGA
- a CDS encoding beta-galactosidase, protein MTQSFETPRRWLRRAGAARLEFGADYNPDQWPREVWDDDVRAMRQAGVTIVSLAIFSWARLEPREGVFDFAWLDEVMDLLHAGGITVDLATATASPPPWLTRKHPEILPVTRTGETLWPGARQHWRPTSPVFREHALRLVRELAVRYAEHPALVAWHVNNELGCHNIYDYSDDAARAFRLWLRERYNTVEALNHAWGTAFWAQRYDDFEEVLPPRLAASHPNPTQQLDFKRFSSDALKEHLRAERAVLRRITPEVPVTTNFMVMGETKGMNYADWAAEVDFVSNDHYVLPGPQARDELSFSANLTGNLAGGHPWFLMEHSTSAVNWQPVNVAKKPGELARDSLTHVAHGADAVCYFQWRQSKAGAEKYHSAMLSHSGTDSDLFRDVVRLGERLRELAPIAGSRRRRAPVGIVFDWESWWVSEHDSHPTDRLRYRPEALDWYTALLDAGIRADVVPPDAPLEEYRVLIAPILHVVPGALATRLRRYAAGGGHLVATYFSGIVDEHDHVWLGGYPGALREVLGIRIEEFGPLLDHESVELDNGTTGTLWTDRIDVTGTDVEVLAHYKTGDQAERAAVTRRAVGTGSASYVSTRLGPAGLAPLLPALLGPAGVSSELPAELAGRVELTIRGDHWFLINRTDSPVELDSLGEPVLEPRGVRVLHRDSRV, encoded by the coding sequence ATGACGCAGAGCTTCGAGACGCCCCGGCGCTGGCTTCGCCGCGCCGGGGCGGCGCGTCTGGAATTCGGCGCGGACTACAACCCCGATCAATGGCCTCGCGAGGTCTGGGACGACGACGTGCGGGCCATGCGACAGGCCGGCGTCACGATCGTCTCGCTCGCGATCTTCTCCTGGGCCCGGCTGGAGCCGCGTGAGGGAGTCTTCGACTTCGCCTGGCTCGACGAGGTGATGGACCTGCTGCACGCCGGCGGGATCACCGTCGACCTGGCCACCGCCACCGCCTCACCGCCGCCCTGGCTCACCCGCAAACACCCGGAGATCCTGCCGGTGACCCGCACCGGGGAGACCCTGTGGCCGGGCGCCCGCCAGCACTGGCGGCCCACCTCGCCGGTCTTCCGGGAACACGCGCTGCGCCTGGTCCGGGAACTGGCCGTCCGGTACGCCGAGCACCCGGCGCTGGTGGCCTGGCACGTCAACAACGAGCTGGGCTGCCACAACATCTACGACTACTCCGACGACGCGGCCCGGGCCTTCCGGCTCTGGCTGCGCGAGCGGTACAACACCGTCGAAGCGCTGAACCACGCCTGGGGAACCGCCTTCTGGGCGCAGCGGTACGACGACTTCGAGGAGGTCCTGCCGCCCCGGCTGGCCGCCTCGCACCCGAATCCGACCCAGCAGCTCGACTTCAAGCGGTTCTCCTCCGACGCGCTCAAGGAGCACCTGCGGGCCGAGCGGGCGGTACTGCGCCGGATCACCCCGGAGGTGCCGGTCACCACGAACTTCATGGTGATGGGCGAGACCAAGGGGATGAACTACGCGGACTGGGCCGCCGAGGTCGACTTCGTCTCCAACGACCACTACGTGCTGCCCGGCCCGCAGGCCCGCGACGAACTGTCGTTCTCCGCGAACCTGACCGGCAACCTGGCCGGTGGCCACCCGTGGTTCCTGATGGAGCACTCCACCAGCGCGGTCAACTGGCAGCCGGTCAACGTGGCGAAGAAGCCGGGCGAACTGGCCCGGGACTCGCTCACCCACGTCGCACACGGTGCCGACGCGGTCTGCTACTTCCAGTGGCGGCAGTCGAAGGCCGGCGCGGAGAAGTACCACTCGGCGATGCTGTCGCATTCCGGGACCGATAGTGATCTGTTCCGGGACGTGGTGCGTCTCGGGGAACGGCTGCGCGAGCTGGCGCCCATCGCCGGCTCGCGCCGCCGCCGTGCCCCCGTCGGGATCGTCTTCGACTGGGAGTCGTGGTGGGTGTCCGAGCACGACTCACACCCCACCGACCGGCTGCGGTACCGGCCGGAGGCCCTCGACTGGTACACCGCCCTGCTGGACGCCGGCATCCGTGCCGACGTGGTGCCGCCGGACGCCCCGCTGGAGGAGTACCGGGTGCTGATCGCCCCGATCCTGCACGTGGTGCCGGGTGCACTGGCCACCCGGCTGCGGCGGTACGCGGCCGGTGGCGGGCACCTGGTCGCCACCTACTTCTCCGGGATCGTGGACGAGCACGACCACGTGTGGCTGGGTGGCTATCCCGGTGCGCTGCGGGAGGTGCTCGGCATCCGGATCGAGGAGTTCGGGCCGCTGCTGGACCACGAGAGTGTGGAACTGGACAACGGCACCACCGGCACCCTCTGGACCGACCGGATCGACGTGACCGGCACGGACGTCGAGGTGCTGGCTCACTACAAGACCGGGGACCAGGCGGAACGCGCGGCGGTCACCCGGCGGGCGGTGGGCACCGGATCGGCGTCGTACGTCTCCACCCGGCTCGGCCCCGCCGGTCTGGCCCCGCTGCTGCCGGCCCTGCTCGGACCGGCCGGGGTGAGCAGTGAGCTGCCGGCCGAACTGGCCGGGCGGGTCGAGCTGACGATCCGCGGGGACCACTGGTTCCTGATCAACCGCACCGACTCACCCGTGGAACTGGATTCTCTGGGCGAGCCGGTCCTCGAACCGCGGGGAGTGAGGGTTCTCCACCGCGATTCGAGGGTCTGA
- a CDS encoding SigE family RNA polymerase sigma factor produces MTFEQFALARLPSLLRYAVVLTGDRDLAQDVVQEVLARAQVRWKRISDADSPEAYVRRMVLNEYLSWRRSWAVRHVHSAGERLIELDDARGGVRDHADGVVEADALWHRLATLGRKQRAVLVMRYYEQMDDEQIADQLGCATATVRSHASRALKTLRLHQESELRAHA; encoded by the coding sequence GTGACCTTCGAGCAATTCGCGCTGGCACGCCTGCCCAGCCTTCTGCGTTACGCGGTGGTCCTCACCGGTGACCGGGACCTGGCCCAGGACGTGGTCCAGGAGGTACTTGCACGTGCCCAGGTCCGGTGGAAACGGATCAGTGACGCCGACTCACCGGAGGCGTACGTCCGGCGGATGGTGCTCAACGAGTACCTGTCCTGGCGTCGCAGCTGGGCGGTCCGGCACGTGCACTCGGCCGGAGAACGACTGATCGAGCTGGACGATGCCCGCGGTGGAGTCCGCGATCACGCCGACGGTGTGGTCGAGGCCGACGCCCTGTGGCACCGGCTGGCCACGCTCGGGCGCAAGCAACGCGCGGTGCTGGTGATGCGTTACTACGAGCAGATGGACGACGAGCAGATCGCCGACCAGCTCGGGTGCGCCACCGCCACGGTGCGCAGCCATGCGTCGAGGGCACTGAAGACCCTCCGGCTCCATCAGGAGTCGGAATTACGAGCCCACGCCTAG
- a CDS encoding PadR family transcriptional regulator, translated as MTPRPWLHGFLDLCLLAMLRGRPDYGYGLAQRLAAAGVADVPGGTLYPALLRLEQQGLAAPSWAPSESGPRRKVYAITPAGLDALRAQAGEWRTFRDGIDALVDESADSPTAGNAR; from the coding sequence ATGACTCCCCGGCCGTGGTTGCACGGCTTCCTCGATCTATGCCTGCTCGCGATGCTGCGGGGCCGGCCCGACTACGGGTACGGGCTGGCCCAGCGACTGGCCGCGGCCGGTGTCGCCGACGTGCCCGGCGGCACCCTCTACCCGGCCCTGCTCCGCCTCGAACAGCAGGGCCTCGCCGCACCCAGTTGGGCGCCGTCCGAGTCCGGCCCCCGCCGCAAGGTCTACGCGATCACCCCGGCCGGCCTCGACGCCCTGCGCGCCCAGGCCGGCGAGTGGCGAACCTTCCGCGACGGCATCGACGCGCTGGTCGACGAGTCGGCCGACTCGCCGACCGCAGGGAACGCGCGATGA